In Saprospiraceae bacterium, the sequence GTCATTCCAAAGCCGGGAGCCCAGGACCAATGTGAGGAGTCTGATCCCTGTAGATACCCTTCGATAGACAGTCCTTTGATCAATGATTCGTAGGTTTCAAATTGTTTTTTTTGTTTTCCGGAGAATGCTTTCAAACGCCAGTCCGGTGAGATGTCATAATTAAGCTTGAGTCCATAAAGGGCATTGTCCAGACCCAGGTTTCTTTGTTCGTACGCTCTGTAGAGGATGCCACTTCCGATCTGATCATAGATATATCCAGCTTCAAATCCCAGCTTAGAAAAAGATTTTTTAACAAACCACCTGCCGATACCCTGTTGATTAAAGGAAGCTTGCGGATTGATCAGGTTGCTATTTTGATAAAAGTCCATCCGGATACCAAAATCAAAACCCCAATTGCTATACCGGGCATCAAGCCAGGTTTCACCACCAAAAAGCTGATGATCATACTGTGGAGTGCCACTGGCTCCGATGGAGCTGTCGCGAATAAAAATACCAGCCTGGGTAGTGAGATATGCATTGAATACGCCTTGATGCTCCTCCTGCTGTGCAAAAATCAATGTAGGAATAAACAAGAAGAGAAAAACAGTTTTAGTCAATCGCAACTTGGACAGGGAGGTTAATATGGAGTTAAACCAAAGAAGCATTTAAATGATTTGCACAAATTTAACCTTAGTTTTGTAACAACTTTATCACAAACACAGTCTCCAATCCATGAACAAGACTTTTTCTTTGATATTATTTATTGCTTTTTCTTTAACCATACAAGCACAAAAATCTACTGCTTTAAAACTTTTGCCTGATGGTAAGGTCAAAGACACCAATGGTAAAGTAATGGATTTGAGTACCTATACCCAATCCGGCAAAATCACCATCGTCAGCTTTTGGGCCACCTGGTGTGGACCTTGTAAAAAAGAATTGGATGCCTATGCACCGCATTATGAGGATTGGTCAAAAAAATATGGGGCCCAACTATTGGCGATCAGTATCGATGATATCCGTGGTCAGGCAAAGATTAAACCAATGGTCTCTGAAAAAAAATGGCCATATACTGTGTTGGTAGATAGCAACAGTGATCTGCAGCGACAGCTTGGGTTCAATAGTATCCCGCAACTGTATATGCTAGATCAAAAAGGTAATATCGTCTATCAGGCAAGCGGGTATGTACCTGGCAGCGAAAAAGAACTGGAAGCCAAAATGGCCAGCTTAAAATGATGATCTTGCGGTCATGATTTTGTTTGACTTCCGTAGCATTTCTTTTTTTTCTATTTTTTTGTTTTCTGGGGTATTGACTGGGCAATCAGTGCAATGGGATCGCGACAGCTCGTTACAAGCAGGACTGCCTCAAGGTATGGAGATTTATTATAATCATCAACCGTTAGAAGGAGCACCATTTAGAGGATATTTTGCCAAAATAGACCTCCTGGACAAAAAGCTCGACTTTGATGTAGACACTACGCAAGGCCGCAGATTGACTCCATCACAATTTTATGACCGTCTCGACTCTCCACTCCTGGTCATCAATGGCACGTTTTTCTCTTTCGTCACCAATCAAAATCTAAACACAGTAATAGGCCATGGCAAACAGCTGGCTTTTGGTCCTACAACCATCAAAGGAAGTGGCAGGGATTCCCTCTACTATTATCATCCACTAAGAAGTGCATTGGGGATCAGTCGACACCGCAAAGCAGATGTGGCCTGGTTGTTTGCAGATTCTACCCGGCGCAAACCCTATGCATTCCAACAGGCACACCTTGTCATAAAAAATGAACTTTCGACCATTTCGATTCATGAGCACCTTGCAGATATAATAAAAGCCCATCAGCATGATTTTAATAAAAAGTGGCGTGTGAAAACTGCCATTGGAGGAGGCCCCGTGCTTATCCAGGATGGCGAGATACATATCACCAATCGGGAAGA encodes:
- a CDS encoding phosphodiester glycosidase family protein, encoding MILFDFRSISFFSIFLFSGVLTGQSVQWDRDSSLQAGLPQGMEIYYNHQPLEGAPFRGYFAKIDLLDKKLDFDVDTTQGRRLTPSQFYDRLDSPLLVINGTFFSFVTNQNLNTVIGHGKQLAFGPTTIKGSGRDSLYYYHPLRSALGISRHRKADVAWLFADSTRRKPYAFQQAHLVIKNELSTISIHEHLADIIKAHQHDFNKKWRVKTAIGGGPVLIQDGEIHITNREERMFVESADVKHPRTAMGYTSDHHLIILSIEGRHPGIADGVSLMQEAQILKDLGCVEALNLDGGGSSCMLIHGVETITPSDATGQRPVPAVFYVRNKK
- a CDS encoding TlpA family protein disulfide reductase, which codes for MNKTFSLILFIAFSLTIQAQKSTALKLLPDGKVKDTNGKVMDLSTYTQSGKITIVSFWATWCGPCKKELDAYAPHYEDWSKKYGAQLLAISIDDIRGQAKIKPMVSEKKWPYTVLVDSNSDLQRQLGFNSIPQLYMLDQKGNIVYQASGYVPGSEKELEAKMASLK